The following is a genomic window from Xenopus laevis strain J_2021 chromosome 2L, Xenopus_laevis_v10.1, whole genome shotgun sequence.
GAAGAGCACAGAGGATGTGATGGTAACAAGGAAGGATGGAATCCactattagaaaaaaaaggtGTCTGTTGGATCAAAGAATGATTGCAATTATTATAGGAGCAAGGAGCAAGAACTCCAACCAATGATCCTGTAGGAAAGTTACAAAGCAACACAAGTATTGTTCTAGAGTTTGATTGAGGCACTCAGTTTGCCTGTTGGTTTACAGAAAGCTGaagaaagaaaaacttgaattttcagagATTTACAGAATTCTttccagaacttggcagtaaaccaAGTGTCTCTGTCAGAGGTAATGGAGTTAGGTTTTCCATGAAGATTTGTCACAAAAAATTTTGGGCTCGGATAAATTAAATACCCTGCCATCAGGAACTTTAACGCCAGGTAGATGATTAATAGGACAAAAATAGGGACGGTGTGGGGATAGCTTATCGCTTCTTTTTAATTGAAGACATCTGAAAATTCAAGATGGGCAGAGGGGGAATTGTGAGAATAGAGGTTAAATTGAAAGAAGGGAGGTTGGTTGTGTTGGTTccccttttttttagtttttgcaaaTAATAACATTCCCTTAACCCAGTCGTTAATGGGATTATTCCAAAGAAAtccaaaaattatattaaatctcaAAGAAGGAAGGATGtgaaaacatattattttacaaTGTTGTTTATTTTGAACAAAAGAAAGCAAGACATCTCTGACTTTGGAGCACACAGGACCAGACTTGGGAGGGGAGCTATCAGCTACTTGTACTGACAAAGGACACAACTTGGGGCTTGAAAAGAGTTTTGCTCACTGGATTTATTCAAAAGAAAGAACATTTCCCTCTGTGCCTGAATCAATCAATGCATTTCTCTCAATCTTGTGACTTCCCAGCTGCAAGCAAACAACcactgttaaatatttattaagcaaaaggGAGGGAGAAGAATTATAGTTCACAATTTCAGCGCCTGACCTAATGAGGAAGAGGatgatttatttttgaaaacGTGATGCTTTTCAAACAGGAAGCTGCTGAATGGCCCTGTCCACCACAATACAGGGACAGATTGTTCTGTCTGCGCCATTGTTTTTCAGCTAGAgaaataggggccccaaaagaaccCAAATTGCATTGGTTACTTGTGTGAGACTGGTTGGCTAGAGTGAGGATTCTCTCTCCAGGTGGCAGTAACCAGGGAAGATACTTCACGTTCCCCCAATACCTTTCCACAATATGTAagttaattttaataaaagttaattttaatagAAAGTTAATGAAATCATCAAAATTCTTAGGTGGAATCCACTCATCCAGTTCATCTATAATATTCTCAGCCAAACCTTTGCAAAAGATTGACTTCTGCTCAGCCTCATTCCATACAGTTTTAGCCACCCACCTACTAAATAAGATAGTTTCCATTGAGAAATGGTTATTAGGGTGGTTTCTGCGGTAACACAGTAAGTAGTGTCATTGAATATCATAGACATACAGTATCAGCCAAAAACacattgtaactatttaataaGGGACACCTCTTCTCAACCCTACTTCAGAAACCTACTGGGATCATTGGGCAGTCAGTGGGGGACACAGGGCAGTTCAGGAGGTCTCGTAGGTCACATACAggaatcagaaactcagcacaaaGGGATTCGATTAAAGCGGATGGTCGGGGAACAAGCAAAAATCATCCACAGGAATCAACAACAACGCAGTACCAAGAGATTAGTAATTAGCAAGGACTGATTTCACAACAGTACTTTCTAACTAAAGCAGGAATGCTCAACTCTCAACAGAATCTGTTTGCTCAGGCAGGAGCAAAGCAAGGCAGGGTCTTTTTAAAGGTTTCTTCTATTGCTGATTGGGGGAAAGGAGCAGGTAAGGTTAACCCCTCCCATTGCTTAaacggcatgtaaaggcaaaaaaataaaaacccatttttactttctttaatgaaaaagaaacctatctccaatatactttaattaaaaaatgtgtaccgtttttataagaaacttgactgtatgcagtgaaattcttgcttcatttactgctgtggatcggaattgtcagatggtccctaactgctgatcaggaaaacaatcatacttatgaacagcagggggagcccccgccttacttcccagccatgcagaactcaagcagctttgtttatgatgatccctaagcagcccagaccacactgagcatgtgcacagtcttagtcttgcaaagatatttaacaaagttacaagatggtgaccccctgtagccaactttgaaagcataaattatttgtttgattaggcttgtggtgcagtaagtttatgtttatatttagtatacaaaatacagcatttctagccttattctatttttgactttgcatgccctttaaagattACCTGACAAAACCGTAGTTTGTCAAATATCCCTAAATCCAGTGGCAGACTAAAGCTACTTATACAGGTATAAGtatatgttatccagaacgcttgggacctggggtttccacataatgaatccttctgtaatttggatctttgtgccttacatctactaaaataagatttaaCCATGAATTAAAACCAGGAGGActgttttgtcttcaataagggttaattatatctttggatcaagtacaaggaattaagttatcattacagagaaaaaggattatttggattataatggagtcaatgggagaaagcctttctggaattctgagctttttggataacaggtttcttaaTAACTGATTACCTGGACATAAATCCCCCCGACTAATTGGCAaattacagcaaataaaattccatttgaaGCTTAAGTTAGAGGTTTTGTAAGGCACAAACATTCAGTTTGACAACATACTACCCCCAAGTCTCATTAAACAtctgtttaatgtttaaagtgcAGTAATACTGTAGTACCTTTCACCAATGTACTCCATTCACTCTTTACACACCTAGAAACAATATCAAAGAGTTGCACCTCTCTTTGTATGCAGCAGTACCGGTGTTTGTCAGCACAGCATACAGGAGGTAGGAGAGGTGGGCAGCATATGGGCTACACCTGAAACACAATTAGCTTGTTCATCAGCCAAGCTGGGCAATGCCAGGAGATACAAGGCAAAGTCCTGCATCAACAGCTGTAGAAGCTCCTTTTTTTCTAACAACACTGTGTTCTGATCAGCTTTAGTAGACCATTATTATTAGACCATTATTAGTTATcaaaattacttatttttcatTAACCTACATTTTCTACTGTTTAATGTTTTGATTTTCCTCATAGCAAATGGATGTCAGCGAGTTGGAGGGCTTCTACATGGAAGACTTGTCGCAAGTTACAGCGGTGCAGTTATTACATTTATGTGCAACAAAGGTTACAAGCTGTGTGGATCTTCCGTGATCTACTGTGATGGAAGAACATGGAACAGCACAAAACCTGTTTGCAGAGGTTAGACGTGTGGGTAAAATATTGGGCAATCTAAAGGGAGATGTTGATTTCATTTGTGGCTTTTTTTAGTAAAACTACTTGCGTTAGAGATTTGACTTTTGGGATTTAGGAACTGTGGCAAAACGAGATGTTAATGGGCTATGCAGCAACCTAGAATATGCATGCAACTATTATTCACAAATCTCtactttttaattataaaaagccaAAAATGACATGATCCCTGGATTTGATGTACTTTTCTGCTGAATTTTATATTCAAGAGGGCAATAGAATGGGCACTTTTtaataccattaaaaaaaactcaaaaggtAATAAATTCCGGCTTCTATCGAATGTATGGTGCTTTAAATTGGGAGAGTGTAGATAGGGATGCCTAGTGGAATTGGCTATGGATTACCTCTTAAAGTATTCCAGCACAGATAATAagtataatttagtaataaaatggTAAGACATAATGGTCCTTAGAGAATTAATATTTACATTCTGTCCATCAAATCTGATGCTATACTTGtgttcaataataaaatgtttacccaggttaagggatgcaccgaatccactattttggattcggccgaacccccgaatccttcacgaaagatccagccgaataccgaaccatatgcaaattcgaaATGTgaaggggggaaacattttttatttccttgttttgtgacaaaaagtcacacgatttccctccctgcccctaatttgcatatgcaattaggatttggatctggttcggccaggcaaaaggatttggccgaatcctgctgaaaaaggccgaatactggctgaatcccgaaccaaatcctggattcggtgcatccctactgattttGTAGGTTTGTTGCACAGGTTAAATTAATGAGTATATTTTTCACAGAGTACGATATGATGAGTATGAAAGAGAAAGCTCAAGTCACCAATGAGAAGCTTATGGTGGGGGTTACTTCAAACTTAAGGAATCCTACTGGTCACAAATCAAGTACTGAGCAAAATATCATCTCACAAAGGAAAGCAAGAAATAATACAATCACCTCCACAGCACTTAATCCCCCTACTGCTAACCACATAATCCCTAAGGATAGACAAGACAGTTCACAATTGATAACCATTTCTGCTAATAATGTAGATGATAGCCAAACAAACCATGAACTGGTGCATAGGtcaaaaattaaaacattgctGTACTCCTTAGGAACTTCACTGCCAACTACAAGCGAAAGAGCATCTGTTAATGAATCTCATAAAGTAAATGGAGTTGAATCTTCAGCATTTCCTTCTACAATGAACCAGATACCTGCAGTTTCTGTATCCCCTCGCTGGTCCAAGCAATTGTCACCTGTAACTACCATTGCTACACCAAGCCTCGCATCCAAAGATCAGTTCTTTGGTACAGATTATGATGAAACGAATCATTATGAATTAATGATTAAAAACAAAAGTAACCTGTTTGGGTATTATGCACATACCACTAGAACATTTATAAATTCTGATACAGAACCCACTTCAACAACTACACCAGCCAGTGCTACAGACACAACTCAGAGCTTACATTCAAGATTTACAAGTTCAAATGCAGCATCATCTAATATTTCTTATAGTAAtcctacaaataaaataatgactGTGATACCTGAAATTGTTGCTAATTCGTCCACTTTGGAACAGAGGGAAAGTCTTGGATCAACAAGCTCTCCTTTATCATATAGTAGTTCCAACAGCAGTTCAATCAATGATAAGAACCTGCCAGGTGAAGGCAATTTCCCAACCAGTAGATCTGCACCAGTAATAAACACAATCCAAGCCCAGGCTCTATCAACTACTCACTTTCATTCTTCAGCAGCTTCCTCTGATGGTGTAATGCTTAAAAACAACAGTAATAGATTCAGTCAATCATTGTCATCACCATATGAGGCACATACGACAAGAACATTTATAAACTCTAATACAGCATTGACTTCAACAGCTACACCAGGCAGTGCTACAGAGACAACTCAATTCTTACAATCGAGAAATACAAGTTCAGATGTTAGTAAAATATTGAATGATGATAGAAGACAAGCCAAGATAAATGCACCATCATCTAATATTTCTTATatgcatgttttaaataaaataacaataactgtGATACCAGATACATCTACTTTGGAAAAGAGGAAAATTCCTGGATCAACAAGGTTGCCTTCATCAAATATTACCAGCAGTAATAGCAGTTCAGTAAAGTATAAGAACCCGCCAGGTGAAAGAAAATCTCCTACAAGTAGATCTGCACCAGTAATAACCACAGCACAATCCCAGGCTCTATCACCTACTCACTTCCATTCTTCACCAGTTTCAGGTGTTAGTAAGATGGTTTATGACGATAGTTATCAAACCATGATAAATACAACACAATCTAATATTTCTTCTAtgaattttctaaataaaataacaatgactgcaataccTAAACTAACTGCTAATACATCCACTTTGAAACAGAGGCAAATTCTTGGATCAACCAGCTCTCCTTCTTTGTTTTATATTGGTACCAGCAGCAGTTTAATCAAGGATAAGAACCTGGTAAATGAAGGCAATTTCTCTAAAAGTGGATTTGCACCAGTACTAACCACAGCCCAAGCCCAGGCTTTATCTGCTACTCTCTTTCATCCTTCAGCAGTTGCTTCTGATGGATTAGTGCTTAAAACCAACAGTAACATCTTtgatccatcatcatcatcatcaccaccacAATATAAGGGACATACCACAAGGACATTACTTGTCTCTGATACAGAACTCACTTCAACAGCTACACCAGACAGTGCTCCTAAGACAACTCAGAGCTTACATTTAAGATTTACAAGTCCAGATGTTAATAGAATGGTGTATGATAAAAGCCAAGCCAAGAAAAATGCATCACTACCTAATAGTTTGTATTTCCATTttctaaacaaaataatattgactgAGATAAAAGAAATTACTGCTAATACATCCACTTTGGAACAGAGGAAACATTTTGGATCAACAAGCTCTCCTTCATCATATAGTGGTACTAGCCGGAGTTCAATACAGTATAATAATCCAGGTGAAGGCAAT
Proteins encoded in this region:
- the LOC108708019 gene encoding mucin-5AC, coding for MLNSQQNLFAQAGAKQGRVFLKVSSIADWGKGAANGCQRVGGLLHGRLVASYSGAVITFMCNKGYKLCGSSVIYCDGRTWNSTKPVCREYDMMSMKEKAQVTNEKLMVGVTSNLRNPTGHKSSTEQNIISQRKARNNTITSTALNPPTANHIIPKDRQDSSQLITISANNVDDSQTNHELVHRSKIKTLLYSLGTSLPTTSERASVNESHKVNGVESSAFPSTMNQIPAVSVSPRWSKQLSPVTTIATPSLASKDQFFGTDYDETNHYELMIKNKSNLFGYYAHTTRTFINSDTEPTSTTTPASATDTTQSLHSRFTSSNAASSNISYSNPTNKIMTVIPEIVANSSTLEQRESLGSTSSPLSYSSSNSSSINDKNLPGEGNFPTSRSAPVINTIQAQALSTTHFHSSAASSDGVMLKNNSNRFSQSLSSPYEAHTTRTFINSNTALTSTATPGSATETTQFLQSRNTSSDVSKILNDDRRQAKINAPSSNISYMHVLNKITITVIPDTSTLEKRKIPGSTRLPSSNITSSNSSSVKYKNPPGERKSPTSRSAPVITTAQSQALSPTHFHSSPVSGVSKMVYDDSYQTMINTTQSNISSMNFLNKITMTAIPKLTANTSTLKQRQILGSTSSPSLFYIGTSSSLIKDKNLVNEGNFSKSGFAPVLTTAQAQALSATLFHPSAVASDGLVLKTNSNIFDPSSSSSPPQYKGHTTRTLLVSDTELTSTATPDSAPKTTQSLHLRFTSPDVNRMVYDKSQAKKNASLPNSLYFHFLNKIILTEIKEITANTSTLEQRKHFGSTSSPSSYSGTSRSSIQYNNPGEGNFPTSGSAPVITTAQAQVLSATHFLSSAAPSDSLMLKNNSHVFGSSSLSSYEVHPTRTFINSNKALTTTATLGSATETTQSLQSRFTSSNLVNDRSQTKINATQSNNTYTHFSNNITLKAIIANTSTLVKKLGRTRFSSYSSTSLIKSNNLPDKDHFSTSDYAPVLTTAHTQPLSATHFHSPGASSDGLIQEQENQTSTRKSAATKSSNVGNLGVIILKPQLLERSYNSSAPRHNVVYKTTVMQKTLFEKTENVQTFRTETESKAPKVATTLAKAIHYLHSGSQRKYFRRRRYCTYPPVPTHGTFRFLTMTDPSPYQYQYYIQYLCYPGYTMSQGDVFSFCLDNGMWTGVTPVCEEPAPCSINNGGCSQICKSHGEGQTECGCKMGFRLLSDMKTCKDIDECSSEKRLCEHTCTNTFGSFQCGCWKGFTLTEGGRTCIPYT